TCCCAGGAAAGTATTCCTGATGAGGATATTGGCGCCGGTGAGGGCTGTGCCCGTTTGGGCGTCGGTGACACGGCCGATGACAGACCATTGTGCGCTGGTGTAGCCTGTGCAGATTAAAAGCAATGCGATCAGAAAATTCAATTTTTTCATGGCCTGTTGAATCAAATAGCGGCATCAAACAGTTGACGCTGATTTATTGAGGGGAGCCGTAAAACCAATTATTGTCAGTAACATCCCTACGCCGGAACTACCCGGATCAGGTTCAAAGGGTATGATCTCAGCCCGTACTTTTGGGCACCCCTGCTATCCAACTGGATAACAATGCAAAGATACGATCTTTTTATGCAATCAGGAGACGCAGATGTGGAAAATACGGATGAAAATTTTTCACCAGCCAGCGGTAATCCTTCACTGCCTTCAGGAAATCACCGGTAAAAAGATGGGCAGGTGAGTTGTTCATTGCCGTTTCTTATGTTGATCAGGTGAAGCCCCTGTCAAGCTGCGAAAACTTTTTCTTCCGCCTGAGGTAATGATCAAAGACAACATAGCCTTTGTATATCTGAGAGCTTCGCGACTGGATCAGGGCTGATCGTTTCTTTCTGGATTGCTTCATGGTTGAATAGAACGCTGCATAGGCTTTGAAAACAGCCCAGAAATCCTTAAATCCCCCATCGATCAGAAATTTAAAGGAAGCCAGGATATCCATGAAGAACCGGATGGCCAAAACCCGCCTTCTCCTGGGATCCGGCAGGTTTTTATAGAGCATGATGATGTTATTTCGGATGTTCAGGTAGGTCTTGAAGGATGATCTCTTGGGAAGACTTCCCCCACCCACGTGGTAAACCGTGGATTCGGGGCAGTACATGATCCTGTAATTCAAATTTTTTAACCGCCAGCAAAGGTCAATCTCTTCCATATGGGCAAAAAAATCATCATCAAAGCCGCCAAACCTGTGAAAAAGTTCGGCCTTGATGAACATGCAGGCTCCAGTGGCCCAGAAGATCTCTTTTTGATCATCATACTGGCCGTGATCTTCCTCGAGGGATTGGAAGATTCTGCCCTGGCAAAACGGATACCCGAGGCGGTCAATGAATCCTCCTGCTGCTCCGGCATACTCGAATTTATTCCGTTCACTGAACGATCGTATTTTAGGCTGGCAGGCAGCGATAGTGGGATCACTCTCCATCAGGCGTATTACCGGTGGTATCCAGTTTGGCGTTACCAGTATGTCGTTGTTCAGTAAGATATAATAATCGGAATCCACGTGTTTCAATGCCAGGTTATAGCCGGAAGCAAATCCGGTATTTCGTTCGTTGTCAATTATTCTTACCCCTGGGAACATTTTACGGATATACCCTAATGATCCATCGGTTGATCCATTGTCTGCAACGATGATTTCCGTATCAGGCGGGGAGCAGCTGACGACCTGGGGAAAAAACTCTCTCAGGAACTTTTCCCCATTCCAATTCAATATGACGACCGCAATCCGTATCAAAAGATCAATGAATTATTTGCAGAGTTAAAAATACACAGTTTCCCTCAATCCTCCAACACCTCATCCATTTTCCATAATTCATCAGCCAACTTCAGTTATTCAAATCTTTGGTCTCATTCTTTAATCCTTAATTTTTTATATCTCCTCTCTCCTCTCTCCTCTCTCCTCTCGCTTATACTTCCATCTCCTGTGTGACCAGAGCCAGTTATAGGGGTTACTTCGGATGGATCCTTCCAGGAGCTGAACATAGCGTTCAATGATCTCATTCGGCTGTGTTTCCGCCGGGGTATCTGTTATTTTGGTCACTTCCATCTCATAA
The sequence above is drawn from the Bacteroidales bacterium genome and encodes:
- a CDS encoding glycosyltransferase family 2 protein, with translation MIRIAVVILNWNGEKFLREFFPQVVSCSPPDTEIIVADNGSTDGSLGYIRKMFPGVRIIDNERNTGFASGYNLALKHVDSDYYILLNNDILVTPNWIPPVIRLMESDPTIAACQPKIRSFSERNKFEYAGAAGGFIDRLGYPFCQGRIFQSLEEDHGQYDDQKEIFWATGACMFIKAELFHRFGGFDDDFFAHMEEIDLCWRLKNLNYRIMYCPESTVYHVGGGSLPKRSSFKTYLNIRNNIIMLYKNLPDPRRRRVLAIRFFMDILASFKFLIDGGFKDFWAVFKAYAAFYSTMKQSRKKRSALIQSRSSQIYKGYVVFDHYLRRKKKFSQLDRGFT